Below is a window of Cupriavidus sp. MP-37 DNA.
CTCATAGGTGGTGAAGCGGCGGTCGCAGGCTTCGCAGCGGCGGCGCCGGCGCACGGCATCGCCGTCTTCCGACATGCGGGTGTCGAGAACCTGGGTATTGGAATGACCGCAAAAGGGGCATTTCATGCCGGACCACCTTCAGTTGAACCCCATCGCCTTGTCCGTGTTGTCGTTCTGCGGCGGCGGGGCGGGTTGGCGAGACCCGCGGCCCACGCCCGGGAGGCACGGACCGCGGAGCTGCCGGCCGCCCATGCGCGTGCGCGCGGGCGGCCCGTCAGCGTCAGCCGTAGACCGGGAAACGCTTGGTCAGGGCCGATACCTGCTCGCGCACCGCGGCGATGTTGGCGGCGTCGTGCGGGTTGTCCAGCACGTCGGCGATCAGGTTGCCGACGACGCGGGCTTCTTCTTCCTTGAAGCCGCGCGTGGTCATGGCCGGCGAGCCGACGCGGATGCCCGAGGTGACGAACGGCTTTTCCGGGTCGTTCGGAATCGCGTTCTTGTTCACGGTCAGGTGTGCCTCGCCCAGGATGCGCTCGGCTTCCTTGCCGGTGATGTTCTTGGCGCGCAGGTCGACCAGCATCACGTGGCTCTCGGTGCGGCCGGAGACGATGCGCAGGCCGCGCGCGATCAGGGTCTCGGCCAGCACCGCGGCGTTCTTCACCACCTGCTGCTGGTAGGCCTTGAACTCGGGCGTCAGCGCTTCCTTGAAGGCCACCGCCTTGCCGGCGATCACGTGCATCAGCGGGCCGCCCTGGATGCCGGGGAAGATCGACGAGTTGATCGCCTTCTCGTGCTCGGCCTTCATCAGGATCACGCCGCCGCGCGGGCCGCGCAGGCTCTTGTGGGTGGTGGTGGTGACGAAGTCGGCGTGCGGCACCGGGTTCGGGTAGACGCCCGCGGCGATCAGGCCGGCGTAGTGGGCCATGTCGACCATGAAGTAGGCGCCGATCGACTTGGCCACCTTGCCGATGCGCTCGAAGTCGATGCGCAGCGCGAACGCCGAGGCGCCGGCGATGATCAGCTTGGGCTTCTTCTCTTGCGCCAGCTTTTCCAGCGCGTCGTAGTCGATGTCTTCCTGGGCGTTGAGGCCGTAGCTGACCACGTTGAACCACTTGCCGCTCATGTTCAGCGCCATGCCGTGGGTCAGGTGGCCGCCTTCGGCCAGGCTCATGCCCATGATGGTGTCGCCCGGCTTGAGCACGGCGAAGTACACGCCCTGGTTGGCCTGCGAGCCCGAGTTGGGCTGCACGTTGGCGGCTTCGGCGCCGAACAGCTGCTTGACGCGGTCAATCGCCAGCTGCTCGACGATGTCGACGTACTCGCAACCGCCGTAGTAGCGCTTGCCGGGATAGCCCTCGGCATACTTGTTGGTCAGCTGCGAACCCTGCGCGGCCATCACCGCGGGCGAGGTGTAGTTCTCGGAGGCGATCAGCTCGATGTGGTCTTCCTGGCGCTGGTTTTCCTGCTGGATGGCGGCAAAGACCTCGGGGTCGATCTGGTCGATCGTGAAACGGCTGCGTTCGAACATGGCGAAACTCGTCTGAAAAAAGGGAATCCGATGCGGGCATCGGGGGTAGGGCGCGCGGGGAAGGCTAGCGGCGACCGGCACCGGCGGCTTGGCCGTCGGCGCAGGGCGCACCCTGCTTCCCATTCGCTGCCCAGGCGAGCGGCAGGCATGACTCGCGTCAACGCCATGGCGTTTGGAAACTTCACGCCAGAGAACTTGCGCTTCCTCGTGGTAGTGCCCACTGACTTCGCCAGTCGCGCAAGATGGAATGGTTGCGCGCAGTGTAGCGCGAGGCGGCCGCCCGCCGCAAGCCGTGCACCCGCCAGCCAAGCGCTGGCAAGGGCTGGCGCGGCCCTGGCCAGCAACTTGCTGTTGCAAAGTCGTCCTGCGGGTTTACACGAAACGGGGTTCGCTCTCCGTTACAATCGCGGCCATGACAAACTTTGTCTGGACCCTGCGGGTGTACTGGGAAGACACCGATGCAGGCGGCGTAGTGTTCTACGCCAACTACCTCAAGTTCTTCGAGCGCGCCCGCACCGAGTGGCTGCGCTCGCTCGGCATCGAACAGCAGGCGCTCGCCGACCAGGCGGGCGTGGTCTTCATCGTCCGCAGCACGGCGGTGGACTACAATGCGCCCGCCCGGCTGGACGACCAGCTCGAGATCCGCACGCGCATCGACCGGGTCGGCCCGGCCTCGGTGCAGTTCACCCAGGAAGCCTGGCGTGGCGAGCAGATGCTGGCGACCGGCGCGATCCGCGTTGGCTGCGTCGATAAAAGCACTTTCCGTCCCGCCCCGATCCCCGACCCCGTTCTAGCCACCATCAAGTCAGCACGATGAATCCCGTGACCGTCACGCAAGACATGTCGATCGTAACGCTGGTGCTCCACGCCAGCGTGCTGGCACAGGCCGTCATGGCGCTGTTGCTCGCCATGTCGCTGTTTTCGTGGACCTATATCTTCCGCAAGCACCTGGCGGTGCGGTCCGCGCGCACCCAGACCGAAGGCTTCGAGCGCGACTTCTGGGCCGGCGGCGACCTGCAGGCGCTCTATAACAGCGCCGTCAACAACCGCCACAACACCGGCGCGCTGGAACGGATCTTCGAATCCGGCATGGGCGAGTTCCTGAAGGCGCGCGAACGCGGCAACGAGGCCGGCGCGCTGCTCGACGCCGCCCGCCGCGCCATGCGCGCGGCCTACCAGCGCGAGATGGACGTGCTCGAATCGCACTTGCCGTTCCTGGCGTCGGTCGGTTCGGTGAGCCCGTATATCGGTTTGTTCGGCACGGTGTGGGGGATCATGAACGCGTTCCGCGGGCTGTCGAACGTGCAGCAGGCGACGCTCGCGTCGGTGGCGCCCGGCATCGCCGAAGCGCTGGTGGCCACCGCGATCGGCCTGTTCGCGGCGATCCCGGCGGTGATCGCCTACAACCGCTATGCCACCGAAATCGATCGCCTGGCGATCCGCTTCGAGAGCTTCATGGAAGAGTTCCTGAACATCCTGCAGCGGCAGACCCGCTAACCGTATTCCCTATCAACGGTCCGGGCGCGAGCCCGGGCCGGCGTCTCCAGGAGTCCTGCAATGGCAGCCATTCAGCGCCGCGGCGGCTCGCGCCGCCGGGCCAGTGCCGAGATCAACGTCGTGCCGTATATCGACGTCATG
It encodes the following:
- the ybgC gene encoding tol-pal system-associated acyl-CoA thioesterase — protein: MTNFVWTLRVYWEDTDAGGVVFYANYLKFFERARTEWLRSLGIEQQALADQAGVVFIVRSTAVDYNAPARLDDQLEIRTRIDRVGPASVQFTQEAWRGEQMLATGAIRVGCVDKSTFRPAPIPDPVLATIKSAR
- the tolQ gene encoding protein TolQ codes for the protein MNPVTVTQDMSIVTLVLHASVLAQAVMALLLAMSLFSWTYIFRKHLAVRSARTQTEGFERDFWAGGDLQALYNSAVNNRHNTGALERIFESGMGEFLKARERGNEAGALLDAARRAMRAAYQREMDVLESHLPFLASVGSVSPYIGLFGTVWGIMNAFRGLSNVQQATLASVAPGIAEALVATAIGLFAAIPAVIAYNRYATEIDRLAIRFESFMEEFLNILQRQTR
- the glyA gene encoding serine hydroxymethyltransferase — its product is MFERSRFTIDQIDPEVFAAIQQENQRQEDHIELIASENYTSPAVMAAQGSQLTNKYAEGYPGKRYYGGCEYVDIVEQLAIDRVKQLFGAEAANVQPNSGSQANQGVYFAVLKPGDTIMGMSLAEGGHLTHGMALNMSGKWFNVVSYGLNAQEDIDYDALEKLAQEKKPKLIIAGASAFALRIDFERIGKVAKSIGAYFMVDMAHYAGLIAAGVYPNPVPHADFVTTTTHKSLRGPRGGVILMKAEHEKAINSSIFPGIQGGPLMHVIAGKAVAFKEALTPEFKAYQQQVVKNAAVLAETLIARGLRIVSGRTESHVMLVDLRAKNITGKEAERILGEAHLTVNKNAIPNDPEKPFVTSGIRVGSPAMTTRGFKEEEARVVGNLIADVLDNPHDAANIAAVREQVSALTKRFPVYG